Proteins found in one Planctomycetes bacterium MalM25 genomic segment:
- the xcpT_1 gene encoding Type II secretion system protein G precursor, with amino-acid sequence MKRSRLGFTLVELLVVIAIIGLLVSLLLPAVQAAREAGRRTACMNNLRQLGLATLQFELQFKRYPGLIEELELGRLDPEHATERYQTWGVLLLPFLEKQKLYDRYVDGLVPDLFTEVMLCPSDGEKQRTDAANSYVANGGRIGPAIEQKTANGPFLNLAYSPRSAMREAHWSDGREHTLALSENTDAMRFDYAAWSGFGMSGDNFPIDHEYTTEEQRDNVWSPVFLWTDQTTIQEPLLINGPAEICQNAPGPPEGECGCQDTSILRASSSCDEEYERSRSWRARPSSEHPGGVNVVFSAARTTFMSEDVDYTVWRALMTPNDESSDSPYPNIILGDNAVP; translated from the coding sequence ATGAAGCGTTCGAGGCTTGGTTTCACACTCGTTGAGCTGTTGGTCGTCATCGCCATCATCGGCCTGCTGGTCTCCCTGCTGCTGCCGGCTGTGCAGGCCGCTCGCGAAGCGGGGCGGCGGACTGCTTGCATGAACAACCTCCGGCAGCTGGGCCTAGCGACGCTGCAATTTGAGCTGCAGTTCAAGCGCTACCCGGGCCTCATCGAGGAGCTCGAGCTGGGGCGCTTGGACCCGGAACACGCGACCGAGCGGTACCAGACCTGGGGGGTGCTGCTCTTGCCGTTCCTGGAGAAGCAGAAATTGTACGATCGCTACGTGGACGGTCTCGTGCCGGACCTGTTCACCGAGGTCATGCTCTGCCCCAGCGACGGGGAGAAGCAACGCACCGACGCGGCCAACTCGTATGTCGCCAACGGAGGGCGGATTGGGCCGGCAATCGAACAGAAGACCGCGAACGGCCCCTTCTTGAACCTCGCCTACTCGCCCCGCAGCGCGATGCGCGAGGCGCACTGGTCCGACGGCCGTGAACACACGCTCGCCCTGAGCGAGAACACCGACGCGATGCGCTTCGACTACGCCGCGTGGAGCGGTTTTGGAATGAGCGGAGATAATTTCCCGATCGACCACGAGTACACGACCGAAGAGCAAAGGGACAACGTTTGGAGCCCGGTTTTCCTGTGGACGGACCAGACCACGATCCAGGAGCCGCTGCTGATCAACGGACCCGCCGAGATCTGCCAGAACGCGCCCGGTCCACCCGAGGGTGAGTGTGGATGCCAAGACACCTCGATCCTGCGGGCCAGCAGCTCGTGCGACGAAGAGTACGAACGCTCGCGGAGTTGGCGCGCCAGGCCGAGCAGCGAGCACCCGGGGGGCGTCAACGTCGTGTTCAGCGCCGCCCGCACGACGTTCATGTCCGAAGACGTCGATTACACCGTGTGGCGCGCTCTGATGACGCCCAACGACGAGAGCTCCGACTCGCCCTACCCCAACATCATCCTCGGCGACAACGCCGTGCCGTGA
- a CDS encoding Radical SAM superfamily protein, translating to MTTHTLHTQHERRFEENRFVYPVLSRRSGGVSIGVNLNPDKVCNFDCVYCQVDRTRASETRFVETDQLLAELRDVLRLVASGELYATEKFAATPEPLRRLNDLAFSGDGEPTTYKNFDELMQLAADAKAEVGRELPAAAEAKMVLITNASRFHRPHVQAGLRVLDANRGEVWAKLDAGTETYYHTIERTKVPFAQVLENLAAAARERPLVIQSLFLKLAGEGPSDVEINAYCDRLNEVTAAGGALKLVQVYTVARKPAESIVGALADEEVDAIAERVRRRTGLNAASYYGASGY from the coding sequence GTGACGACCCACACCCTCCACACCCAGCACGAACGCCGGTTCGAAGAGAACCGCTTCGTCTACCCGGTGCTCAGCCGCCGGTCGGGGGGGGTGTCGATCGGCGTGAACCTCAACCCGGACAAGGTCTGCAACTTCGATTGCGTCTACTGCCAGGTCGATCGCACGCGGGCGAGCGAGACCCGCTTCGTCGAGACCGACCAGCTGCTCGCCGAGCTGCGCGACGTGCTGCGGCTGGTCGCCTCGGGCGAGCTGTACGCGACCGAGAAGTTCGCCGCCACGCCCGAGCCGCTCCGCCGGCTGAACGACCTCGCCTTCAGCGGCGACGGCGAGCCGACGACCTACAAGAACTTCGACGAGCTGATGCAGCTCGCCGCCGACGCGAAGGCGGAGGTCGGCCGCGAGCTGCCCGCCGCCGCCGAGGCGAAGATGGTGCTCATTACCAACGCGTCGCGGTTCCACCGGCCGCACGTGCAGGCGGGTCTGCGGGTGCTCGACGCGAACCGGGGCGAGGTCTGGGCGAAGCTCGACGCTGGCACCGAGACGTACTACCACACCATCGAGCGGACCAAGGTCCCCTTCGCCCAGGTGCTGGAGAACCTCGCCGCCGCCGCGAGGGAGCGCCCGCTGGTCATCCAATCGCTCTTCCTGAAGCTGGCGGGCGAGGGGCCGAGCGACGTGGAGATCAACGCCTACTGCGACCGCCTGAACGAGGTCACCGCCGCCGGCGGGGCGCTGAAGCTGGTGCAGGTGTACACGGTGGCGCGCAAGCCGGCCGAGTCGATCGTCGGGGCGCTAGCCGACGAAGAGGTCGACGCCATCGCCGAGCGCGTCCGCCGCCGCACGGGGCTGAACGCGGCGTCCTATTACGGGGCGAGTGGGTACTGA
- the fabZ_1 gene encoding 3-hydroxyacyl-[acyl-carrier-protein] dehydratase FabZ, which produces MRWFWVDRFSEYVAGSHARGHKGVSLSDDFIHSHWDIYPTLPNSLIAEGMAQTAGLLVSEMYDFKELVVLAKFTKLSFNTLVRPSEQLEYHATIGRTVDEGAQCHVTATARGVEGEREQATAEIFFARLSTSDTADGGAAAGLPDRLFDPEDLVRWLHVTGVFQVGVRQDGSRMKPEDYDLPVLV; this is translated from the coding sequence ATGCGTTGGTTCTGGGTCGACCGGTTCTCTGAGTACGTTGCGGGGTCGCATGCGCGCGGTCACAAAGGGGTGTCGCTCTCGGATGACTTCATCCACAGCCACTGGGACATCTACCCGACGCTGCCCAACTCGCTGATCGCCGAAGGCATGGCGCAGACCGCCGGCCTGCTGGTCAGCGAGATGTACGACTTCAAAGAGCTGGTCGTGCTCGCCAAGTTCACGAAGCTCAGCTTCAACACGCTGGTCCGCCCCAGCGAACAGCTGGAGTACCACGCCACGATCGGCCGGACGGTCGACGAGGGCGCCCAGTGCCACGTGACCGCCACCGCGCGGGGCGTGGAGGGCGAGCGCGAGCAGGCGACCGCCGAGATCTTCTTCGCCCGCCTGTCGACCTCCGACACGGCCGACGGGGGCGCCGCCGCCGGCCTCCCCGACCGGCTGTTCGACCCGGAGGACCTCGTCCGCTGGCTGCACGTGACCGGCGTGTTCCAGGTCGGCGTGCGCCAGGACGGCTCGCGGATGAAGCCCGAAGACTACGACCTGCCCGTGCTGGTCTAG
- the fabF_1 gene encoding 3-oxoacyl-[acyl-carrier-protein] synthase 2 has protein sequence MRRVVITGMGCVTPLGHTVEELWANLLACKSGVGPTTLFDASSFPTRIAAEVKDWSIAKVGEDEAEWAKRGRHTRFAAGAAKQAMEQSGVAGTVEPTRMGVYLGAGEGQQDFDSFSRMMTLAMEGGELDVARFVEEGVKQLDPQLELEQEPNMPAGYLAAMFDAQGPNSNCLTACAASPQAIGEATEIIRRGDADVMLSGGCHSMIHPFGVTGFNLLTALSERNDEPERASRPFDKGRDGFILGEGGSMVVLEEYEHARARGAHIFGELLGYGATADAFRITDTHPEGRGATSCLNLAFADAKKNVDEIGYVNAHGTSTAVNDRVESLALKQAMGDHAYQTPVSSTKSMMGHLIAAAGATELIICLKVLAEGVLPPTINYETPDPDCDLDYIPNEPREKKCSTVLSNSFGFGGQNITLIAGAV, from the coding sequence ATGCGTCGCGTCGTCATCACCGGAATGGGCTGCGTCACCCCGCTCGGCCACACGGTCGAAGAGTTGTGGGCCAACCTGCTGGCCTGCAAGAGCGGCGTCGGGCCGACCACCCTGTTCGACGCCAGCAGCTTCCCGACGCGCATCGCCGCCGAGGTGAAGGACTGGTCGATCGCCAAGGTCGGCGAGGACGAGGCCGAATGGGCCAAGCGCGGCCGCCACACCCGCTTCGCCGCCGGCGCCGCCAAGCAGGCCATGGAGCAGTCGGGCGTCGCCGGCACGGTCGAGCCGACCCGGATGGGCGTCTACCTCGGTGCGGGCGAGGGCCAGCAGGACTTCGACTCGTTCAGCCGGATGATGACCCTCGCCATGGAGGGGGGCGAACTGGACGTCGCCCGCTTCGTGGAAGAGGGCGTCAAGCAACTCGACCCGCAGCTCGAACTCGAGCAAGAGCCCAACATGCCGGCGGGCTACCTCGCCGCGATGTTCGACGCCCAGGGCCCCAACAGCAACTGCCTCACCGCCTGCGCCGCCAGCCCGCAGGCCATCGGCGAAGCGACCGAGATCATCCGCCGCGGCGACGCGGACGTCATGCTCTCGGGCGGTTGCCACAGCATGATCCACCCGTTCGGCGTGACCGGGTTCAACCTGCTCACGGCCCTCAGCGAGCGGAACGACGAGCCGGAGCGGGCCAGCCGCCCGTTCGACAAGGGGCGCGACGGTTTCATCCTCGGCGAGGGCGGCTCGATGGTCGTCCTCGAGGAGTACGAGCACGCCCGGGCACGCGGCGCGCACATCTTCGGCGAGCTGCTCGGCTACGGCGCCACGGCGGACGCCTTCCGCATCACCGACACGCACCCCGAGGGGCGCGGCGCCACGAGCTGCCTGAACCTCGCCTTCGCCGACGCGAAGAAGAACGTCGACGAGATCGGCTACGTGAACGCCCACGGCACGAGCACGGCGGTGAACGACCGCGTCGAGTCGCTCGCGCTCAAGCAGGCGATGGGCGACCACGCGTACCAGACGCCCGTCAGCAGCACCAAGAGCATGATGGGCCACCTGATCGCCGCCGCCGGGGCGACCGAGCTGATCATCTGCTTGAAGGTCCTGGCCGAGGGCGTGCTGCCCCCGACGATCAACTACGAGACGCCCGATCCCGACTGCGATCTGGACTACATCCCGAACGAGCCGCGCGAGAAGAAGTGCTCGACCGTGCTGAGCAACTCGTTCGGCTTCGGCGGGCAGAACATCACGCTCATCGCGGGGGCGGTCTAG
- the dapA gene encoding 4-hydroxy-tetrahydrodipicolinate synthase — MITPEQLHGAHVALVTPMKPIGSLMGIDFHKVYQLIDTVLDAGARGVLFAGTTGQSFTLSHDEQVDLCTRGIEYARGRAADLGRPVTCLASAGSNSTEEALHLSERITRAIQPDALLHVTGYYNNPPQEGLRAHFLEVAELAQRMDTSVILYNVPSRTNSKIEPETVIRLAEHPAIVAVKDATGDLEGLEKIAAATDRSSFALVSGEDDLVVELMKRDGVGVITASGNRWPGEFQRITDLCAAGEWEAAAELQAALLPCIEAVFSVKNPIPLHHLLGVGMRLPLVPVEELDVANRDQALAKIAAAEAIAEFPHMTAAAV, encoded by the coding sequence ATGATCACGCCCGAGCAACTCCACGGCGCGCACGTCGCGCTGGTCACCCCGATGAAGCCGATCGGCTCGCTCATGGGGATCGACTTCCACAAGGTCTACCAGCTCATCGACACGGTGCTCGACGCGGGCGCGCGGGGCGTCTTGTTCGCGGGGACCACGGGCCAGTCATTCACGCTCAGCCACGACGAGCAGGTCGACCTCTGCACCCGCGGCATCGAGTACGCCCGCGGCCGCGCGGCCGACCTGGGCCGCCCCGTCACCTGCCTCGCCAGCGCGGGGAGCAACTCGACCGAGGAGGCGTTGCACCTCAGCGAGCGAATCACCCGCGCCATCCAGCCCGACGCGCTGCTGCACGTCACCGGCTACTACAACAACCCGCCGCAGGAAGGCCTGCGGGCGCACTTCCTTGAGGTGGCCGAGTTGGCGCAGCGGATGGACACCTCGGTCATCCTGTACAACGTGCCCAGCCGCACGAACAGCAAGATCGAACCGGAGACCGTCATCCGCTTGGCCGAGCACCCGGCGATCGTCGCCGTGAAGGACGCGACGGGCGACCTGGAAGGCCTCGAGAAGATCGCCGCGGCCACGGACCGTTCGAGCTTCGCGCTGGTCTCCGGCGAAGACGACCTGGTGGTCGAACTGATGAAGCGTGATGGCGTGGGCGTGATCACGGCGTCGGGCAACCGTTGGCCGGGCGAGTTCCAACGCATCACCGACCTGTGCGCCGCGGGCGAATGGGAAGCGGCCGCCGAGCTGCAGGCCGCCCTGCTGCCCTGCATCGAAGCGGTGTTCAGCGTGAAGAACCCGATCCCGCTGCACCACCTGCTGGGTGTCGGCATGCGGTTGCCGCTGGTGCCGGTCGAGGAACTCGACGTGGCCAATCGCGATCAGGCGCTCGCGAAGATCGCCGCCGCCGAGGCGATCGCCGAATTCCCTCACATGACGGCCGCCGCCGTTTAG
- a CDS encoding Putative multidrug export ATP-binding/permease protein, whose protein sequence is MHQFRRALRMAAGYPGTVAACWITSLMVAVLWATNLAAIWPIVDAVMQGESVPSWLAKDIAAGEATIAELNAESRPLARRLAISGPETRDRLLAGIAEIRDQQASIRAKNERIGWVLPHAQKWLPDTPFETLGYVCAFVLVGTLIKNFFRVLNLVSVARLGNRVALEIRRDYFAHLLRLDLGDFNERGRGDLMNRCTTDIANVGLGVQTLFGQAIREPLKMVACFGAAAWLSWRLLLLVMIVTPIAFFAIRWLGKSLKRANRRAMEELSGVYDSLTETLGSVRLIRSFHRESAEQAKFDKGLDQLYGRQMRIAFYDSLSSPLTENLGVAMVVMAAIAGGYLVLNGETHLGRIPISDTPLTHGQMTAFFAMLAGMGDPARRLSGVFNVLQRSIASGERVYEVLDREPSITESPEPRPIASDWRTLQFENLSFQYTPDRLTLEGVDLTIQRGETIAFVGPNGCGKSTLLSLVPRLYDPSEGTIRINDLDLRDTGLHDLRSRIGIVSQQAMLLADTVAENIAFGRPGATRVEIENAARQAHAHEFITQRLSDGYDTLVGPGGGRLSGGQRQRIALARAVLRDPQVLILDEATSQIDLESEHLIQKTLTDFVRDRTTLLITHRPSTLTLADRIVVMEQGRVIDVGTADELESRCDLFRRLCCAPLLESA, encoded by the coding sequence ATGCACCAGTTCCGCCGCGCCCTGCGTATGGCGGCCGGGTACCCCGGGACGGTCGCGGCGTGTTGGATCACGTCGCTGATGGTCGCGGTGCTGTGGGCGACGAACCTGGCCGCGATCTGGCCGATCGTCGACGCCGTCATGCAGGGCGAGTCGGTCCCCAGCTGGCTCGCCAAAGACATCGCCGCGGGCGAGGCGACGATCGCCGAGCTGAACGCCGAGTCCCGCCCCCTGGCCCGCCGCTTGGCGATCTCGGGCCCCGAGACGCGCGACCGTCTGCTAGCAGGGATCGCCGAGATCCGCGACCAGCAAGCGAGCATCCGGGCCAAGAACGAGCGGATCGGCTGGGTGCTGCCCCACGCCCAGAAGTGGCTGCCCGACACGCCGTTCGAAACGTTGGGCTACGTCTGCGCGTTCGTGCTGGTGGGGACGCTGATCAAGAACTTCTTCCGCGTGCTGAACCTGGTCTCGGTCGCGCGGCTGGGCAACCGGGTCGCGCTGGAGATCCGCCGCGACTACTTCGCTCACCTGCTGCGCCTCGACCTGGGCGATTTCAACGAGCGCGGCCGGGGCGATCTGATGAACCGCTGCACGACCGACATCGCCAACGTCGGCCTCGGCGTGCAGACGCTGTTCGGCCAGGCGATCCGCGAGCCGCTCAAGATGGTCGCCTGCTTCGGCGCGGCGGCGTGGCTGAGCTGGCGGCTGCTGCTGTTGGTGATGATCGTCACGCCGATCGCCTTCTTCGCGATCCGCTGGCTCGGCAAATCGCTCAAGCGGGCCAACCGCCGGGCGATGGAAGAGCTGTCGGGCGTCTACGACTCGCTGACCGAAACCCTCGGCTCCGTCCGGCTGATCCGCTCGTTCCACCGCGAGTCGGCGGAGCAGGCGAAGTTCGACAAGGGGCTCGACCAACTGTACGGCCGCCAGATGCGGATCGCGTTCTACGACTCGCTCTCCAGCCCGCTGACGGAGAACCTGGGGGTCGCCATGGTGGTGATGGCCGCCATCGCCGGCGGCTACCTCGTGCTGAACGGCGAGACCCACCTCGGACGCATCCCGATCAGCGACACGCCCCTCACGCACGGCCAGATGACCGCCTTCTTCGCGATGCTCGCGGGCATGGGCGACCCGGCCCGGCGGCTGTCGGGCGTGTTCAACGTGCTGCAGCGCTCGATCGCCTCGGGCGAGCGCGTCTACGAGGTGCTCGACCGCGAGCCCTCGATCACCGAGTCGCCCGAACCGCGTCCGATCGCGTCCGACTGGCGCACACTGCAATTCGAGAACCTCTCATTCCAGTACACGCCCGACCGGCTCACGCTCGAGGGGGTCGACCTCACGATCCAACGGGGCGAGACGATCGCCTTTGTCGGGCCGAACGGTTGCGGCAAGAGCACGCTCTTGTCGCTCGTGCCGCGTCTGTACGACCCGTCCGAAGGGACGATCCGCATCAACGACCTCGACCTCCGCGACACGGGCCTGCACGACCTGCGGAGCCGGATCGGCATCGTGTCGCAGCAGGCGATGCTGCTCGCCGACACGGTCGCGGAGAACATCGCCTTCGGACGCCCCGGGGCGACCCGCGTCGAGATCGAGAACGCCGCCCGCCAGGCGCACGCGCACGAGTTCATCACCCAGCGCCTGTCGGACGGCTACGACACGCTCGTCGGCCCGGGCGGGGGGCGGCTGTCGGGCGGGCAGCGGCAGCGGATCGCGTTGGCGCGGGCCGTGCTGCGTGACCCGCAGGTCCTCATCCTCGACGAGGCGACCAGCCAGATCGACCTGGAGAGCGAGCACCTCATCCAGAAGACGCTCACCGACTTCGTCCGCGACCGGACCACCCTGCTCATCACCCACCGCCCCAGCACGCTGACGCTGGCCGACCGGATCGTCGTGATGGAGCAGGGCCGCGTGATCGACGTCGGCACGGCGGACGAGCTCGAATCCCGCTGCGACCTCTTCCGCCGCCTGTGCTGCGCTCCTTTGCTTGAAAGCGCTTGA
- the dapB gene encoding 4-hydroxy-tetrahydrodipicolinate reductase, producing MPTPVLIAGLPGKMAAEVATVAAEATDVTLLETGLTGPVEDGLEMTFGSQTVRLIAEDSRASLALPADTIAVDYTTPAAALSNVAWYAQQGVPFVMGTTGYDRDEAKRLVAEAEISAVIAPNMGTPIVLLQAAGRWLAEQFPGAMSGAGLTIRESHQANKLDTSGTAKAMVGYLQGLGAAYEVDQIEQVRDADTQREMGVPEEHLTGHAFHRYELSAASDTVQLVLEHNVVGRRVYAEGTLSAVRFLSQRIAAGSRGEVFSMEDVLRG from the coding sequence ATGCCCACTCCCGTCCTCATCGCTGGCCTCCCCGGCAAGATGGCCGCCGAGGTGGCGACCGTCGCCGCCGAAGCGACCGACGTGACGCTCCTCGAAACGGGCCTCACCGGGCCGGTCGAGGACGGGCTTGAGATGACCTTCGGTTCGCAGACCGTCCGGCTGATCGCCGAGGATTCGCGCGCGAGCCTCGCGTTGCCGGCGGACACGATCGCGGTCGATTACACCACGCCCGCCGCCGCGCTGAGCAACGTGGCTTGGTACGCGCAGCAGGGCGTGCCCTTCGTGATGGGGACCACCGGCTACGACAGGGACGAGGCGAAGCGGCTGGTCGCCGAAGCGGAGATCTCCGCGGTCATCGCGCCAAACATGGGGACGCCGATCGTGCTGCTGCAGGCCGCCGGCCGCTGGCTCGCCGAGCAATTCCCGGGCGCCATGTCAGGCGCGGGGCTGACGATCCGCGAGAGCCACCAGGCGAACAAGCTCGACACGAGCGGCACCGCCAAGGCGATGGTCGGCTACCTCCAGGGGCTCGGCGCGGCTTACGAAGTCGATCAGATCGAGCAAGTCCGCGACGCCGACACGCAGCGCGAGATGGGCGTCCCCGAGGAGCACCTCACGGGGCACGCCTTCCACCGCTACGAGCTGTCGGCCGCGTCGGACACCGTGCAGCTCGTGCTGGAGCACAACGTCGTCGGCCGCCGCGTCTACGCCGAGGGGACGCTCTCCGCGGTCCGGTTCTTGAGCCAGCGGATCGCCGCCGGCTCGCGGGGCGAGGTCTTCAGCATGGAAGACGTGCTCCGCGGCTGA
- the acpP_1 gene encoding Acyl carrier protein, which translates to MATKEEIFAKVQEALVDALGVEEDEVTPEATLQGDLDAESIDFLDIVFRLEKGFNIKIERGELFPEDILTDTAYVADGQVNAEGIAKLKERMPFADLSAFESDPQVQKLGKQLTVQDMCGFVEYKLAQ; encoded by the coding sequence ATGGCTACCAAAGAAGAGATCTTCGCCAAGGTCCAAGAAGCGCTGGTCGACGCCCTGGGCGTCGAAGAGGACGAGGTCACCCCCGAGGCGACGCTCCAAGGCGACCTCGACGCCGAGAGCATCGACTTCCTCGACATCGTCTTCCGCCTGGAGAAGGGCTTCAACATCAAGATCGAGCGGGGCGAGCTCTTCCCCGAGGACATCCTGACCGACACGGCGTACGTCGCGGACGGCCAGGTGAACGCCGAGGGCATCGCCAAGCTGAAAGAGCGGATGCCCTTCGCCGACCTCAGCGCGTTCGAGTCCGACCCGCAGGTTCAGAAGCTGGGCAAGCAGCTCACCGTCCAGGACATGTGCGGCTTCGTCGAGTACAAGCTGGCTCAGTGA
- the fabZ_2 gene encoding 3-hydroxyacyl-[acyl-carrier-protein] dehydratase FabZ, whose translation MRFWLLDKFEDVAPGERLVASKQVSYSEEYLQDHFPEFPVLPGVFILEAAVQASAWLLRITEDYAHSVIELKEAKNIKYPGFVKPGSQLRITTELMKRDDREASFKVTGAVGDNPSLTGRLVLQRYNLADSDPDQAEVDAHVVRYMRSIESVMRLTGTPSGATG comes from the coding sequence ATGCGGTTTTGGCTGCTCGATAAATTCGAAGACGTCGCGCCCGGCGAACGGCTCGTGGCGTCCAAACAGGTCAGCTACAGCGAGGAGTACCTCCAGGACCACTTCCCCGAGTTCCCGGTCCTGCCGGGCGTGTTCATCCTCGAGGCGGCCGTGCAGGCGTCCGCCTGGCTGCTGAGGATCACCGAGGACTACGCCCACAGCGTGATCGAGCTGAAAGAGGCAAAGAACATCAAGTACCCGGGCTTCGTCAAACCGGGCTCGCAGCTGCGGATCACCACCGAGCTGATGAAGCGCGACGACCGCGAGGCCTCGTTCAAAGTGACCGGCGCCGTGGGCGACAACCCGAGCCTGACCGGCCGCCTGGTGCTGCAGCGATACAACCTGGCCGATAGCGATCCGGACCAAGCGGAGGTCGATGCTCACGTCGTCCGCTACATGCGGTCGATTGAATCGGTGATGCGACTAACCGGAACGCCGTCAGGCGCGACCGGCTGA
- the dapD gene encoding 2,3,4,5-tetrahydropyridine-2,6-dicarboxylate N-succinyltransferase, with product MSEHQALADKIDAIFENTYSGDDAQAVAAEALALLDSGAVRVSEKVNGDWTVNEWVKKAVLLHFRYSENREMTAGPIEWFDKVDLKSGWREAKVRSVPTAIARYGSFVEPDAVLMPCYINIGARVGSGTMIDTWSTVGSCAQVGKNCHISGGVGIGGVLEPLQASPVIIEDDVFVGARSEIAEGVIVEEGAVLAMGCFVAGSSKIYSVPEGRELPPGRIPARSVCVPGSLVSRDGSHHTYAIIIKKERDERTDARTALTSLLREGDAS from the coding sequence GTGAGCGAACACCAAGCCCTTGCCGACAAGATCGACGCGATCTTCGAAAACACCTACTCGGGCGACGACGCCCAAGCGGTCGCCGCCGAGGCGCTCGCGCTGCTGGACTCGGGCGCCGTGCGCGTGTCGGAGAAGGTCAACGGCGACTGGACCGTCAACGAGTGGGTGAAGAAGGCGGTGCTGCTGCACTTCCGCTATTCGGAGAACCGCGAGATGACCGCGGGCCCGATCGAGTGGTTCGATAAAGTCGATCTCAAGAGCGGCTGGCGCGAGGCGAAGGTCCGCAGCGTGCCGACCGCGATCGCCCGCTACGGTTCGTTCGTCGAGCCGGACGCGGTGCTGATGCCTTGCTACATCAACATCGGCGCGCGGGTCGGTTCGGGCACGATGATCGACACGTGGAGCACCGTCGGCAGCTGCGCCCAGGTCGGCAAGAACTGCCACATCTCGGGCGGCGTGGGCATCGGCGGCGTGCTGGAGCCGCTGCAAGCGAGCCCCGTCATTATCGAAGACGATGTCTTCGTCGGCGCCCGCAGCGAAATCGCCGAAGGGGTGATCGTCGAGGAGGGCGCCGTGCTCGCGATGGGCTGCTTCGTCGCCGGCTCGTCGAAGATCTACAGCGTGCCCGAAGGACGCGAGCTGCCCCCCGGCCGCATCCCGGCGCGGAGCGTCTGCGTGCCCGGCTCGCTCGTCTCGCGCGACGGCTCGCACCACACCTACGCGATCATCATCAAGAAAGAACGCGACGAGCGCACCGACGCCCGCACGGCGCTGACGTCGCTCCTCCGCGAAGGGGACGCCTCTTGA
- a CDS encoding LysE type translocator: MLETLALIAPLMLSPGPANLAAFALGTRHGLTGMLRFLLGVLLVYGFVAFAVGWLSDSLLGRYESWRAVWQTLGGLFVIWLGVKFWRRPASDGSDGPPATGPTLIEGAALQLLNPKYPAVTLTVYSAELGAPWWMRATLLTLVGAAGLGLYASAGAATDRLATGSRATRRRDAACGLMLVLVGVWLIGRAWFATA; the protein is encoded by the coding sequence GTGCTAGAGACCCTCGCCCTCATCGCCCCGCTGATGCTGAGCCCCGGCCCGGCCAACCTGGCCGCCTTCGCCCTGGGGACGCGGCACGGACTCACCGGGATGCTCCGTTTCTTGCTCGGCGTCCTGCTGGTTTACGGGTTCGTCGCCTTCGCCGTGGGCTGGCTCAGCGACAGCCTGCTGGGGCGTTACGAATCGTGGCGGGCCGTTTGGCAGACGCTCGGGGGTCTGTTCGTGATCTGGCTGGGGGTGAAGTTCTGGCGCCGACCCGCGAGCGACGGCTCGGACGGCCCGCCGGCCACCGGCCCGACGCTGATCGAGGGCGCCGCGCTGCAGCTGCTCAACCCGAAGTACCCGGCGGTCACGCTCACCGTCTACAGCGCTGAGTTGGGCGCCCCGTGGTGGATGAGAGCCACGCTGCTCACACTGGTCGGCGCCGCGGGCCTTGGGTTGTACGCCTCGGCCGGGGCGGCGACCGATCGACTGGCGACCGGCTCCAGGGCGACCCGCCGGCGCGACGCGGCGTGCGGCCTGATGCTGGTGCTGGTGGGCGTCTGGTTGATCGGCCGCGCCTGGTTCGCTACGGCTTAG